GAAATTGACGACCTTGATCGCCGCCCTCGGATTCATATGCAGCAGACGGTGACGCAGATCGGCCATGTGTTTTTCATCGACCAGATCCGACTTGGTGATGAACAGGCGGTCGGCGAAACCGACCTGGCGCTGCACGACTTCGTGTTCGTCCAACTGGTGGTTCGCGTGCTTGGCGTCGACCAGGGTGATGATCGCGTCCAGCAGGAATTCATTGGCGATCTGGTCGTCCATGAAGAACGTCTGAGCAACCGGACCCGGATTGGCCAAACCGGTGGTTTCGATCACGACGCGATCGAAATCCAGTTTGCCCGACTGTTTCTGCGCCGCCAGATCGCCCAGCACGCGCGACAGGTCGCCGCGAATCGTGCAGCAGATGCAGCCGTTGCTCATCTGAATGATCTGCTCGCCCGTGTCCTGGACGAGGATTTCGTTGTCGATGTTCTCTTCGCCGAACTCGTTTTCGATCACGGCGATCTTCATGCCGTGCTTTTCATTCAGGATGCGCTTGAGCAGGGTGGTTTTGCCGCTGCCGAGAAAGCCGGTCAGGATGGTGACTGGGATCATGTGGGTCGCCTGTATGGTCGTGTAACGGTGCGTAATCGAGTGCGTGGGCCAGGCGCGCAGCCGGGTGGCGCGCTGCCCTGTCCAGGCGGTTATTGAAACATATCTGTCAAGGCGACGCTGGCGGACCCTGGTTCGAGCCCGCTTTCGCCATGCCGGCGACGCCGGAAATAAACCCGAACCTATGGGCGATCAGGCGATTTGCAACAGCAGGCCCTTCAGGTATTCGCCTTCCGGGAACGCGGTGAGCAAGGGGTGATCCACACCGGCCCCAAGCCGCTTGAGAATCCGGGCGTCCACGCGCGCATCGGCGGCCGCGCCGGACACGATCTTCTGAAAAAGCTCAGCGTCGATCGCGCCGGAGCACGAATAGGTGAAGAGCAGGCCGCCCGGGCGCAGCAACTTCAGGCCGGTCAGGTTGATGTCCTTGTAAGCGCGCGACGCGCGGTCCACATGTTCACGCGACGGCGCGAATTTCGGCGGATCGAGCACGATCAGGTCGAAGCGCTCGCCCTCATCGTAGAGGCGGCGCAGCGTTTTGAAGGCGTCGGCGTCGAGCCAGGTGGCGCGCTCGGCGTCGAAGCCGTTGGCCGCCACGTTCTGCTGGGCGATCGCCAGCGCGTCGCCCGACGAATCGATCGACACCACGCGTTTGGCGCCACCTTTCAACGCTGCCAGCGAGAAGCCGCCCGTGTAGCAGAAGCAGTTCAGCACCTCGCGATCCTGCGCGAGCTGCTGCACCAGCAGGCGGTTGTCGCGCTGGTCGACGTAAAAGCCGGTCTTGTGGCCATTGCGCACGTCGACGTGATACCGCACGCCGTTTTCGCTCGCGATCAACGCTTCCGACGGCGCTTCGCCCGCCAGCACGCCGGTGATCTGTTCGAGTCCTTCCTTCTGACGAATCGACACGTCCGAGCGTTCGTAGACGTTCGGGCAGCCGGTCGCGCCCGTCAGCGCCGCGACGATCGCTTCCTTCCACGCCTCCACGCCCGCCGCCATGAACTGGCAGACTAACTGGCTGCGCTGGCCTTCGTCCTCGGCCACGTAGTGATCGACGATCAAGCCCGGCAGGCCGTCCGCCTCGCCGAAAATCAGCCGCACCGCGCCGGTGTCGTGGACCATCGTCTGACGATGCGCGAGCGCGCGCTGCACGCGGCGCTTGAAGAACGCGTGATCGATCGGCTCGCTTTCGTCGAAGCTCCACACGCGGGCGCGGATCTGCGAATGCGGGCTGTAGGCCGCGCGCGCGAGAAAACGGCCGTCGTGCGCGCGCACCAGCACGGTGGCGCCGGGCGCGGGATTGCCGTCGATCCGGTCGATCGCGTTGGCATAGACCCACGGATGGCGGCGCAGCAGCGACTTTTCTTTCGACGGTTTGAGCGTAACGGTATTCATCAGGGTGTCAGAGAGAGCAATGGGCCGCGCGGCACAGCGCACGCGGCAGGTAAAGCGAAGGCGGAGACCGCACGCCGCGAATCGAGCCGCGGAGTCAGTCGCGTTTTTTGGCGCGCGGATGCGCCTGATCGTAGACGTGCGCGAGATGCTGGAAATCGAGCGCGGTGTAGACCTGCGTCGCGGTGATGCTGGCGTGGCCGAGCAGTTCCTGCACGGCGCGCAGATCGCCGCTCGACTGCAGCACGTGCGTGGCGAAAGAATGCCGCAGCACGTGCGGATGCACGTTGGCGGGAATGCCGGCGACCAGCGCCGCGCGCTTCACACGATCGCGCACGACATTCGGCGACAGGCGATTGCCGCGCGCCGAGAGAAACAGCGGATACGGATCGTGCTTCACCATCTGGTCACGGACGGCGAGCCAGGCGCTCAAGGCTTCCAGCGCCTTGCTGCCGACCGGCACGACGCGGCGCCGATTGCCCTTGCCGAGCACTTCGACCTCGGCGGAATCGAGCTTGAGCCAGCCGGCCGAGCGGTAGCCGTCAGCATCGGCGAAACGGGCGTCGAGGCCGACGAGTTCCGCGAGTCGCAGGCCCGACGAGTAGAACAGTTCGAGGATGGCGTGATCGCGCAAACCTTCGGGCGATGCGGCTGGCGGGCTTTCCATCAGACGCGTGGCGTCGTCGACGGATAGCGCTTTGGGCAGCGGTTTGGCCTGCTTCGGCGCGCGCACGGTCGCGACCGGATTGGCCGGTAGATCGACGCGGCCGGCGAGCCAGCGGTAAAACGCGCGCCACGCCGACAGCCGGTGGCTGATCGAGCGCGCCGTCAGGCCGCCCGCGTGCGCTCGCGAAACGGCGCCGCGAATGTCGACGGCCGTCAGGCTTTCGAGCGGCCGGCCTTTGGCCAACCGCTTGAGTTCTTCCAGTTCGTGGGTGTAGCCGCGCAGCGTATGCGCCGAGAGCCGCCGCTCGTGTTCGAGATTCGACAGATAGGCGGCGATCGGGTCGGCGGCGGTCACGGTGCGTTTTTCGAGCGGCTGGCGCGGAGCGGAACGCCGCTCAGCGCGGCAGCAGACGGCTCAGCGCGGCGCTGGCCAGCGCGCTGATCTGCGTGAGGAAGTCGGTGGCCATGCCGTCGTGAAAGCGGCGCGCGTCGGCCGAACCCATCACCAGCAGGCCGAAGGTCGGCGCTTCTTCCTTGCCTTCCGGATCGCGCAGCGCGAGCAGCGCGATCGATTCGGTAGCATGCGCCGACTCAGACGCCGCGTGGCCGGCTGAACCCTCGTCGCTCACCGCGGCCACAGACGGCGCCAGCCACTGCGCCGCCTCGAAGCCGGTATTCGCGCCGCAATACGGCGTGGTCAGGCTGTTGGCGAAGATGCGCACTTCTTCGCCGACATGGCGCGCGAACTCGGCCTGAGCATACGGCTCGGCCACATCCCACACGCGCAGCGCGGCTTGCGGCACGTCGAAAATGTCGCGCAAACCGGTGGCGATCGTGCGCGGCAGCGCATACGGATCGCGCTCGGCCATCACGCGAATGGTCCAGCGGTTGAATTTCGACGCGATGCTGTCGTTCTCGTGGCCGTAGCGCAGGAGTTCGGCGAGGCGGCGTTCGAGGTGCTTGTTCTTGTCGCGCAGCATTTCCATCTGCCGTTCCTGCAGCGACACCGCGGCTTTGCCGTGTGGATTCGCGAGGCGGATCGTCGCGAGCATTTCCGCGTGTTCGGCGAAAAATTCAGGATTGGCGAGCAGATATTCGGCGACTTCGCGATCGTTCATGGTTTCGGCTAAAGGACTACGGGGCGACGCCTTGGGGCGGCGCATCGGTCAATGAGTTTAAGCGGCCTGTGAATCGGCTAGTGAGTCGGGCAGTTCAATTTCGCCTTCGAAGACGGTCGCGGCAGGGCCTGCCATCAGCAGCGGCTCGCCTTCTTGCGCGTTGTCCCACGTGATCGTCAGTTTGCCGCCATGTGTGTGCACGAGCACCGGTGTGTCCAACAGCCCGCGCCGGATGCCGGCCGCGACGGCCGCGCAGGCGCCGGTGCCGCACGCCAGCGTTTCACCCGCTCCGCGTTCGTACACTCGGAGTTTGACCTCGCTACGGCCGACGATCTGCATGAAGCCCGCGTTCACCCGCTGCGGAAAACGAGCATGACGTTCGATCACTGGACCTTCGACCAGCACCGGGAACGCTTCGACGTCGTCGACCACTTGCACGGCGTGCGGATTGCCCATCGACACCGCCGAAATCCAGCGCGTCGTGCCGTTCACGTCGAGCGGCCAGAGCGTGTCCGCGCCTTCGCGGCGGCCTTCCAGGCCTTTGGTGGCGAACGGCACGCGGTCCGGGTCGAACACCGGCGTGCCCATGTCGACCAGCACTTCGCCGTTTTCTTGCATGGTCAGTGTGATGGTGCCCTTTTGCACCTGCACGCGCACGCTGCGTTGGTCGGTGAGGCCGCTGTCGCGCACGAACTTGACGAAGCAGCGCGCGCCGTTGCCGCAATGCTCGACTTCGCCGCCGTCGCAATTGAAGATGCGATACCTGAAATCGACGCCCGCCACCGTGGGCTTCTCGACCAGCAGCAACTGGTCGGCGCCGACGCCGAAATGCCGGTCCGCGAGCGCGCGCACCTGCGCCGGCGTCAGGTTGACCGGTTGGGTGTAGCCGTCGAGCACGACGAAGTCGTTGCCCGCGCCCTGCATTTTGGTGAATTTCAGTTTCATCACGCTATTGTAAGTGACGCGCCCACGGGTGCGCCGAACGCCGCGTTATTTCCGCGCTCGGGCGTTTTTTTGGGCGACGGCGCGCCAGCGGCCGTTCAATACACGCTCGGTTCGCCCGGCGGCCGGGTCTTGAAGCGCTTGTGTACCCAGTAGTACTGCTCGGGCATCAACGGAATCTGTTCTTCGAGGAAGGCATTCATGCGACGGGCGTCCGCGTCGTCGTCGCCGGTCGGGTAGTTTTGCCACGGCTTGAACACTTTCAGCCGGTAGCCCTTGTAGTTCGGCAGTACTTCGCCGATGAACGGCACGATCTGCGCGTGGCCCACCGCGGCCAGACGCCCGACCGCGGTCAGCGTGCAGGTCGGCACGCCGAAGAACGGCACGAAGGTGGAATTGCGCGCGCCGTAGTCCATGTCGGCGCCGAGCATCACGGGCTTGCGGTCGCGGAGCCAGCGCAGGACGATGCGCGCGCTGTCGGCGCGGCTCGCCATGTCCGCGCCGAAGCGGCCGCGCGCGGCTTTCGCCACGTCGTCGAGCACCTTGTTGGACATCGGCTGATAGAGCGCGCCGCACTGCCGGCGCAGCGCGTGATTGATGAACACGGAGCCTGCCTCGATACCGACGAAATGCGCGCCAAGCAACAGGGTGGGCGGCATGTCGGGATCCAGCAGGTCGATCTCGCTATCCACCTGCACGAGCTTTTCGAGCTTCTTCGCCGAGGCGAACCACTGCACGCTGCGCTCGACATAACTGCGGATCGCGTGGCGGAAGTGTTTCTGCGCGATCTCCTCGCGGTGCTCGGCGCTCCACTCCGGGAAGCACAAGCTCAGATTGATGTGGACGATGCGCTTACGGTTGCTGGGGATCTGATAGAGCAGCCAGCCCAGCCCGTCGCCCAGTCGCGCAACGAAACCGTACGGCAGCAACGCCAGAAATTTCAGCAGTCCGATGGCCAGGTGGGCACCAAGACGATTTAGCATGCCACCCCTCCGTGTAGGGCGTCGAGCGACGCTTTGCTCAAGAAACCTGAAGACGGGTCGAAATACAGCACGGGTGATCACTCTGTGACAATCAAAGGAAGTCGCTATAATAAGGGCTTCGCCGAGTTAATAGACAACTTGCGGGGCGAAGCCGGTGGCTGCAAACCATGTGTTTGCGCCTGTCGGTAAGGTAATCCGCTAAAGCGTCGCCGCTTCAAGGCTCCCGAAGCTGGCTACGTGAAACTCAACCGTAACCACACAACAGGAGTCTGCAACGTGGCAAACGACTATCTCTTCACTTCCGAATCCGTCTCCGAAGGCCATCCCGACAAAGTCGCGGATCAGATTTCGGACGCCATTCTCGACGCCATTCTGGCTCAAGACAAATACTCGCGTGTCGCCGCGGAAACGCTGTGCAACACGGGTCTCGTCGTGCTGGCAGGTGAAATCACCACCACCGCGAACGTCGATTACATCCAGGTCGCGCGCAACACGATCAAGCGCATCGGCTACGACAACACCGACTACGGTATCGACTACCGCGGCTGCGCGGTGCTCGTCGCATACGACAAGCAATCGCCGGACATCGCCCAGGGCGTGGACCGCGCGCACGACAACAACCTCGATCAAGGTGCCGGCGACCAGGGCCTGATGTTCGGTTACGCGTGCGAAGAAACGCCGGAACTGATGCCGCTGCCGATCCACCTGTCGCACCGTCTGGTGGAGCGTCAGGCGAATCTGCGCCGTGACGGCCGTCTGCCGTGGCTGCGTCCGGACGCGAAGTCGCAAGTCACCGTGCGTTATGTCGACGGCAAGCCGCATGCGATCGACACCGTGGTGCTGTCCACGCAGCATTCGCCGGATATCGATCTGGACACGCTGCGCGAAGCCGTGATCGAAGAAGTCATCAAGCCGACGCTGCCGGCCGAGCTCATCAAGGGCGACATCAAGTTTCTCGTGAACCCGACGGGTCGTTTCGTGATCGGCGGTCCGCAAGGCGATTGCGGTTTGACCGGCCGCAAGATCATCGTCGATACGTACGGCGGTGCCGCACCGCACGGCGGCGGCGCGTTCTCGGGCAAGGATCCGTCCAAGGTCGACCGTTCGGCGGCTTACGCCGGCCGTTATGTCGCGAAGAACATCGTGGCCGCGGGCCTGGCTTCGCGCTGCCTGATTCAGGTGTCGTACGCTATCGGCGTCGCCCAGCCGACGTCGGTGATGGTGAACACGTTCGGCACGGGCCGCGTGTCGGATGCGACCATCACGCGTCTGGTGCAGGAGCATTTCGACCTGCGTCCGAAGGGCATCATCCAGATGCTCGACCTGCTGCGCCCGATCTACGAGAAGAGCGCGGCCTACGGTCACTTCGGCCGCGAAGAGCCGGAATTCACGTGGGAATCCACGGACAAGGCATTGACACTCGCCGAAGCCGCCGGCACGGAACCGGTTGCCGCGCTGGCCGACTAAGCGCAAGCCGTTCGTTTCAGCAAAAAACCCCGCCGGCGTGAGCCAGGCGGGGTTTTTTCATTTGCGACGGTTGCTTTACTGCGCAGTTGCTCGGCGGCTTCAACGGTCGCGATGTGTTCTCGCATCAACGCGGCCGTTGAGGCTGCGCCGGTCCAGAAGCGTGCTGCGTTCTGTAATCGCCTTAACGGCTCGCAAACGCAAACGCGAACCAGCCGGTGCTGCCATTCGTCGACATGCGACGCGGGCGGCGGCTCGTG
The nucleotide sequence above comes from Paraburkholderia aromaticivorans. Encoded proteins:
- a CDS encoding CobW family GTP-binding protein, whose product is MIPVTILTGFLGSGKTTLLKRILNEKHGMKIAVIENEFGEENIDNEILVQDTGEQIIQMSNGCICCTIRGDLSRVLGDLAAQKQSGKLDFDRVVIETTGLANPGPVAQTFFMDDQIANEFLLDAIITLVDAKHANHQLDEHEVVQRQVGFADRLFITKSDLVDEKHMADLRHRLLHMNPRAAIKVVNFGEADIKEIFDLRGFNLNSKLEIDPDFLVEDEHAHGHAHAHDEHGHTHDDHANCDHEHDHCDHEGHDHAHHHHAHHDDKIKSFVYRNDRPFDPNKLEDFLGGILQIYGERLLRYKGVLYMKGVDRKVVFQGVHQMMGSDLAAKWQPVEKKTNKMVFIGIELPQDLITDGLDACLA
- a CDS encoding class I SAM-dependent rRNA methyltransferase; the encoded protein is MNTVTLKPSKEKSLLRRHPWVYANAIDRIDGNPAPGATVLVRAHDGRFLARAAYSPHSQIRARVWSFDESEPIDHAFFKRRVQRALAHRQTMVHDTGAVRLIFGEADGLPGLIVDHYVAEDEGQRSQLVCQFMAAGVEAWKEAIVAALTGATGCPNVYERSDVSIRQKEGLEQITGVLAGEAPSEALIASENGVRYHVDVRNGHKTGFYVDQRDNRLLVQQLAQDREVLNCFCYTGGFSLAALKGGAKRVVSIDSSGDALAIAQQNVAANGFDAERATWLDADAFKTLRRLYDEGERFDLIVLDPPKFAPSREHVDRASRAYKDINLTGLKLLRPGGLLFTYSCSGAIDAELFQKIVSGAAADARVDARILKRLGAGVDHPLLTAFPEGEYLKGLLLQIA
- the xerC gene encoding tyrosine recombinase XerC, which translates into the protein MTAADPIAAYLSNLEHERRLSAHTLRGYTHELEELKRLAKGRPLESLTAVDIRGAVSRAHAGGLTARSISHRLSAWRAFYRWLAGRVDLPANPVATVRAPKQAKPLPKALSVDDATRLMESPPAASPEGLRDHAILELFYSSGLRLAELVGLDARFADADGYRSAGWLKLDSAEVEVLGKGNRRRVVPVGSKALEALSAWLAVRDQMVKHDPYPLFLSARGNRLSPNVVRDRVKRAALVAGIPANVHPHVLRHSFATHVLQSSGDLRAVQELLGHASITATQVYTALDFQHLAHVYDQAHPRAKKRD
- a CDS encoding DUF484 family protein; translated protein: MNDREVAEYLLANPEFFAEHAEMLATIRLANPHGKAAVSLQERQMEMLRDKNKHLERRLAELLRYGHENDSIASKFNRWTIRVMAERDPYALPRTIATGLRDIFDVPQAALRVWDVAEPYAQAEFARHVGEEVRIFANSLTTPYCGANTGFEAAQWLAPSVAAVSDEGSAGHAASESAHATESIALLALRDPEGKEEAPTFGLLVMGSADARRFHDGMATDFLTQISALASAALSRLLPR
- the dapF gene encoding diaminopimelate epimerase is translated as MKLKFTKMQGAGNDFVVLDGYTQPVNLTPAQVRALADRHFGVGADQLLLVEKPTVAGVDFRYRIFNCDGGEVEHCGNGARCFVKFVRDSGLTDQRSVRVQVQKGTITLTMQENGEVLVDMGTPVFDPDRVPFATKGLEGRREGADTLWPLDVNGTTRWISAVSMGNPHAVQVVDDVEAFPVLVEGPVIERHARFPQRVNAGFMQIVGRSEVKLRVYERGAGETLACGTGACAAVAAGIRRGLLDTPVLVHTHGGKLTITWDNAQEGEPLLMAGPAATVFEGEIELPDSLADSQAA
- a CDS encoding lipid A biosynthesis lauroyl acyltransferase, whose amino-acid sequence is MLNRLGAHLAIGLLKFLALLPYGFVARLGDGLGWLLYQIPSNRKRIVHINLSLCFPEWSAEHREEIAQKHFRHAIRSYVERSVQWFASAKKLEKLVQVDSEIDLLDPDMPPTLLLGAHFVGIEAGSVFINHALRRQCGALYQPMSNKVLDDVAKAARGRFGADMASRADSARIVLRWLRDRKPVMLGADMDYGARNSTFVPFFGVPTCTLTAVGRLAAVGHAQIVPFIGEVLPNYKGYRLKVFKPWQNYPTGDDDADARRMNAFLEEQIPLMPEQYYWVHKRFKTRPPGEPSVY
- the metK gene encoding methionine adenosyltransferase; translated protein: MANDYLFTSESVSEGHPDKVADQISDAILDAILAQDKYSRVAAETLCNTGLVVLAGEITTTANVDYIQVARNTIKRIGYDNTDYGIDYRGCAVLVAYDKQSPDIAQGVDRAHDNNLDQGAGDQGLMFGYACEETPELMPLPIHLSHRLVERQANLRRDGRLPWLRPDAKSQVTVRYVDGKPHAIDTVVLSTQHSPDIDLDTLREAVIEEVIKPTLPAELIKGDIKFLVNPTGRFVIGGPQGDCGLTGRKIIVDTYGGAAPHGGGAFSGKDPSKVDRSAAYAGRYVAKNIVAAGLASRCLIQVSYAIGVAQPTSVMVNTFGTGRVSDATITRLVQEHFDLRPKGIIQMLDLLRPIYEKSAAYGHFGREEPEFTWESTDKALTLAEAAGTEPVAALAD